From a single Dioscorea cayenensis subsp. rotundata cultivar TDr96_F1 unplaced genomic scaffold, TDr96_F1_v2_PseudoChromosome.rev07_lg8_w22 25.fasta BLBR01001402.1, whole genome shotgun sequence genomic region:
- the LOC120256340 gene encoding putative disease resistance protein At1g50180: MAEAAVGFVVQKLGDLIVQESIILYGVRDEVEWLERELRRMQCFLKDADSKKNKTDDERIKNWVTEMRDLAFEAEDIIDTFMYLKLRRQHKPGCVGFIKGYMFIPVELIHRHKIHVDVRRIEAEIQKLSESRTRYGIANIDETNGTTSQSRSQDMIPILPQLNDEIDIVGFDNEKKKIVQELVDINDTNQTVISIVGMGGLGKTTLAKSIYNDHEVKRSFDIFAWVIISQEYTILEILKRISSEVSATPSADTIRDLSVAISKKLKEGKYLIVLDDIWKEDVWNELLKAFPDVKNGSRVIITTRFLNVAKIANRTAQPHELRFLNKKESWELFLRKVFPRQDIETCCPIYLVDYAHQLIQKCSGLPLALVVLGGLVSTKPQTQDAWQKVVESMKGQFAKCGERCLEILALSYNDLPYYLKSCYLYFGCFREHKNISAQTLIRLWSAEGFLPTKTSKTVEEIGLDWLEELTQRCLIQVTDWKCDGSAKYCRIHDLLRDLCIEEAKENKYLQIYKNDSVDHVTMSNATAARRLITFNEIEILNFSNSKLRGLFFDGHHIDPLTFQVMNRQFGGFKLLRVLSLRNLSTSKFPSEIKSLIHLRYLELRAFGLMEVPSWISHLRNLQTFIIGTTKQLENISDSLWRIDSLRHVDLCISSTYPPNMENIVLKNLQTLKGVNAGSWIGNTLPKLTNLRKLCINDVTIDHADALSSSLQKLGQLTSLNIEGALIPSYNVICSATGFPQLLSLTVVGFYELEEWTIEENAMPCLKYLLLFRCPKLKMIPEGLKNVPLDQLELTLMSAEFKTRIKENTGEDWYKIQHVPNISII; encoded by the exons ATGGCTGAGGCTGCAGTGGGTTTTGTAGTCCAGAAACTTGGTGATCTGATTGTGCAAGAATCCATCATTTTGTATGGGGTGAGAGACGAAGTGGAGTGGTTGGAACGAGAACTGCGGCGAATGCAGTGCTTCCTAAAGGATGCAGATTCAAAGAAGAACAAGACAGATGATGAGAGGATCAAGAACTGGGTCACAGAGATGAGAGATCTTGCTTTTGAAGCTGAGGATATTATTGACACTTTCATGTACTTAAAGCTCCGTCGACAACACAAGCCTGGTTGCGTTGGTTTCATCAAGGG GTATATGTTCATACCTGTTGAACTTATCCATAGACACAAGATTCATGTGGATGTTAGAAGAATAGAAGCTGAGATCCAAAAGCTATCTGAAAGTAGAACAAGATACGGAATTGCTAATATTGATGAAACAAATGGCACAACTAGTCAGTCTAGAAGTCAAGACATGATCCCTATATTACCTCAATTGAATGATGAAATAGATATTGTTGGCTTTgataatgagaagaaaaagattgtGCAAGAGTTGGTTGACATAAATGATACAAATCAAACAGTGATATCTATAGTCGGTATGGGTGGTTTGGGAAAGACCACACTTGCTAAATCCATTTATAATGATCATGAAGTCAAGAGAAGTTTTGATATATTTGCATGGGTAATCATATCTCAAGAATATACCATCCTTGAGATTTTGAAAAGAATCTCATCAGAAGTTTCAGCAACTCCATCAGCCGATACAATCCGAGACCTCTCAGTTGCCATTTCTAAAAAATTGAAGGAAGGCAAGTACTTAATTGTTCTTGATGATATTTGGAAAGAAGATGTATGGAATGAATTACTTAAAGCTTTTCCGGATGTTAAGAATGGAAGTAGAGTTATTATCACCACTCGCTTCTTAAATGTTGCTAAGATTGCAAATCGTACTGCCCAACCTCATGAATTgcgatttttaaataaaaaagagagcTGGGAGTTGTTTCTTCGCAAGGTCTTCCCAAGACAAGATATTGAAACATGTTGCCCAATATATTTGGTTGATTATGCTCATCAGCTTATTCAAAAGTGCAGCGGTCTACCACTAGCACTAGTAGTCCTTGGAGGACTTGTCtcaactaaaccacaaaccCAAGATGCATGGCAGAAAGTTGTTGAGAGCATGAAAGGGCAATTTGCTAAATGTGGAGAAAGGTGTTTAGAAATACTTGCATTGAGCTATAATGATTTGCCATATTACTTGAAATCATGTTATCTTTATTTTGGTTGCTTCCGAGAGCACAAGAATATTTCTGCACAAACATTAATTAGATTGTGGTCAGCTGAAGGTtttttaccaacaaaaactagTAAAACCGTAGAAGAAATTGGACTGGATTGGTTGGAGGAATTGACACAAAGATGTTTGATCCAAGTTACCGACTGGAAATGTGATGGTAGTGCAAAGTATTGCCGAATCCATGATCTCTTGCGTGATTTGTGCATTGAGGAAGCCAAAGAGAACAAATATCTTCAAATCTATAAGAATGACAGTGTAGATCATGTGACAATGTCAAATGCAACTGCAGCCCGACGACTAATCACATTTAATGAGATTGAGATTCTAAACTTTTCTAACTCGAAGTTACGGGGTTTATTCTTTGATGGGCATCATATTGATCCTCTGACCTTCCAAGTGATGAATAGACAGTTTGGTGgatttaaattattaagagTGCTTTCTTTAAGGAATTTGTCTACATCAAAATTTCCAAGTgaaatcaaatcattaattcatttaagATATCTTGAGTTGCGTGCTTTCGGTTTGATGGAAGTTCCATCATGGATTAGTCATCTTCGCAATCTCCAGACTTTTATTATCGGTACTACTAAACAGTTAGAAAATATATCAGATTCACTTTGGAGGATTGACAGTCTCAGGCATGTTGATCTATGTATTTCAAGCACTTATCCACCGAATAtggaaaatattgtattaaagaATTTGCAGACTTTAAAAGGGGTAAATGCTGGATCATGGATAGGGAATACACTTCCAAAGCTCACAAATCTACGAAAATTGTGCATTAATGATGTCACTATTGACCATGCTGATGCACTATCTTCATCACTCCAGAAATTGGGTCAACTTACCTCCTTAAATATAGAGGGAGCTCTAATTCCTTCCTACAAT GTGATATGTTCGGCAACAGGTTTCCCTCAACTATTATCCTTGACAGTTGTGGGTTTTTATGAACTTGAGGAGTGGACGATAGAGGAGAATGCAATGCCATGCCTCAAGTATTTACTGCTATTTCGTTGTCCAAAGTTGAAGATGATTCCAGAAGGACTGAAGAATGTGCCACTTGATCAATTGGAATTGACATTAATGTCTGCAGAATTTAAAACTAGGATTAAGGAGAATACAGGAGAAGACTGGTACAAGATACAACATGTGCCCAACATCTCCATCATATAG